The genome window CAATGCTAGGACTTTTATACTAAACAAATTATCTGCAAAGTTTTAATCAGTGTGGAAATACTTGTCTGTAGTTTGGGgtagtataaaaaaatgtatggcaagaaaagtaaaataatggCAATAAGAAAACAGGGAAAATGTATCTAATGGTTTttgttaagaaagaaaaaatctttattgTAATTTTGTCCTATATGATTCATTATATAAAGCTTAACTAGATCTTCAATGTATgtcaacattatttttaaacccAACAAATTCTGCCATTTGTTTGCATGGTTGGCTGCTATGGTCCCAACTGTTTAGCTAAAAATTTTAGATTACAGTCTAATAACGGGCAAGATCAAAAGCCAGAGGGAAAAAACTTTGATGTCAGATTTACCTGAAAGTTTTAATGGTAAAACTAATCCCACCAGCATAATGCTTTGACAATCAAGTCATGAGACAAAACAAATGTTCTAATACATTAAGCAAGGATAATACTTCCACAAGGCTCTAGGAATGTTGGCATTTTGTGGGATTGACATGCTTTGATGTACTTATGATATACTTatgtatggttttttttttgttccatatGAACAGAGTTTCACCCTCCATCCCCTTTACAAGCCGAACTTTGGACAGAGATACTGTGCTTGGGGAATACAGTCTCCCTAAAGGGGTAAGAGCCTTATTGCTAATGTTAGTTTTGCACTGCCATCTACAGACTGATTTCTATCATTACAGTTACCCGTCATTTCTTTGTTATGGCTCATAGGAAcgtgtttattttagtttaatacaatatatctataaatatttaatcaaaCCCCTTTGGGACATTTGTCATATTAAAGTATTTGGTTCAATTGCAGACTGTTCTGATGATTAATAGCCAGGCACTGGGGTCTAATGAGGAGTATTTTGACAATGGGAAGCAGTTCATGCCAGAACGGTGGCTCGAGAATAAAAACTCCATCAACCCATTTGCCCATATACCTTTTGGCATCGGCAAGAGAATGTGCATTGGTCGTCGCCTGGCTGAGCTACAGATACAGCTCGCACTATGCTGGGTAAGATCACACTGTTGCAAATttagatatatttttaaaacatttaaaaattttaatgtgctaacatttactttatttctttttacagttAATTCGTGATTATGAGATTGCAGCAACGGATAATAATCCAGTGGAGGCCATACATACAGGAACACTGGTGCCAAACCGAGAACTTCCTGTGGCTTTTATTCGTCGATAAGGATTTATCCATTGACAGAACTATATTCCTAGAAGAAATATAGATATACTTGcattattttgaaaatgtataatCAGGCAAAATCTTTTATGCATTTAACATtatgtgtttttactttttcaaaatCATGTAGGAACAAAAAACTCCATGGCCTTTGGTGAGAAATATTCACAAGGCTTAGTTTTGCTGCTACTCTGCTGCtaatctgattattattatttaagatatacctcaaataatgattttttttagtttacatTGTAACTGATTAGGATATACAtgaatgtacatacagtatataatatattccatgttatattgtactctagTATAATAGTTTCACTTTAGATGGCTGAATTGAGTCATTACAAATCATAATGCTGATGATATTTTACgtttaaatgaattattttgtaagctgatatttaaaataccatattatttgtattatatgtatgaATGTAGTGTACCACTAGAGTATGTATAAAATTGTGTAAACTATGTAAAACTTGGAGAGTCTGCAAATAATggtcttatactgtatatgttgtatATAGTCCTACTATTTCTATATAGCAATTACAATgctaacaatatatttttttaatgtatctgTATGCATCttttggaaaacaaattaataaatgaatcattatatataaaaattgttCTGACAAGTGGTGAgtatataatttacattttgcaaacataaaaaagagagagttgACCAGCTGACCCAGAATGCTACAATGTACATTTCAAGCCAGAATAAACTAGAGCACAGTGcaatcccaaacacacactcatgcacacacactcctactccAACTTCCTATAATATAGTTACATGCGTACGTATTACTCTGTAGCACACAGAATGAGATATGTTACTAATCTATTTAGCATGGAATGATATTATAGTATAATGCACATAgtaaaattaactttaaaatacatttgctAAGAAATGTGAAAAGAAAATGGTGAGTATTAAGGACAAGAGTTCTGTCCATGAAGATAGTGAGCATTTTAACATAGAAGATGTATCTATAAACAGAAGATAAACACAGAGGACAATAGAAGTGCCTATGTACCTTCTTATGTTTGTGAGTCCTTCAACAATCCACAAAGACCATATGACATACTAATCTGTATAAATCATAACTTCCTGGCACCTTCTTATTGTGTTCCTGCCACACTGGAGCAATTTCTGAATAGCAGCAAACTTACAGTAATTATGAGAAATAGACACACTTTTGGAGTTGGCTATAAACGTTTTCAATGATGATTTTTGCCCTCctacaacagaaaaacaaaatgttagcCTTAGCAAATATGTGTTagctttaacaaaaatattctcACCCTCCACACTCTTCATGACATCATGGCCGTGGAAGATGTTGATCTTCAGGACCATGGATAGCAACTGCCCCGCTCTACTAATGGGACTGTGACTGCTACTAAAACattcacatttaggcatttgcagacacccttattcaaagcaacttacatttttatctcattatacatctgagcagtgcgctcaagggcccaacagggccAACTTTGTGGTCgtaggtttgaacctgggactttcAAAACTGTAGACCaaggccttaaccactgagctacccccatACCTAACTTGCGCCTGAAGCAGTTTGTAATAATAAGGAATAGGATAAATAAATCAGCGCTAAAGAGACATATCAAAAAATTTGGAGACATGTTCTTACTTTCAAAAAAGTTCCTTTAGAAAATGTACATGGTTTCATGTCATTGCATTCAGGTCTCATGATATTACAGGCCAGATCAAAGCATCAATGAACAGTAAAAGGGTCCCTGGAAAAAGAAAGCCTGTTGCTTTTAGGTCCCCTGAGACCCATGTTTAAAGTTATACACCAGAAAAACATTGTAGGCTATTAACAACATACCTCAACCTGGAAGGCAATATTGTATAGAGAGTAAACAGTGTGACTTTATGATTGCTGGGACCTGCAATTTGGCCAGGATCTGACTGACAAACTATTATGGCTCATgactaaaaagaaaacaagaaaatgcAGCATTCCCAAACCAGCCAGCTCCTATAACCATTAAAAAATCTCTTATAAAAGGACAGTACACTGAGTCTATTTGGTCAAAGCATCCCACCAAGCTTTTAGAAAAGGTTTCAATGTACAGTACttctgcaaaagtcttgagcaagtgctcatttctatattttattgtcaaagagccagacattcatgtattttaaacacttaaatgtctctcattttcaatcTAGTCCCTGTATCTAACCAATTTcagagggatgtttttaaatcacacagtaATGTATGAATCATTAAAgcataaacaaacaatttaagGCATGAAACAGTGAGAAATCAGTGCAGATGATCACAGATGATCACAGATGATCACGCTGCTAATTAGTATACTGATGCAGAATACTGTGTGGTTGCAAAAGACAAGACAAGAAATTAGATTTCTGGTGAGGTTGGTTTTGATTTGGAATTTTTAACAATAGGCACAACCTGTCAAATTTGAGGTCTCAAGggtaattattaaacattttaaatgttgacAAGGGTAACAGGAAGTGTCCACAAAATAATCATTTTCATTCTAGTCACAGTTCTGAACACTGTGCCACAGTGACACAATGAGAAACGAAGAGAAAAATCTTTTAAGAAAGCACAGGGTGATGTGCAGTTATACTGTCTTGACTTTCTCCCTATGTGCTTTATTAAAGAAAGTCTAGATAGGGCATCTAGTTatgtgaaaatataataaattaagatTGGGTAATTCTTAAATCGTTTTAAAAGGCTGTAATTCATAATTTAGTCTTACATCGGTATTGACATTGTTTTCATATTTCACTTTGGGACACATAACTAATAAAAAAGCTGACTAAATAGATTTGCATCAACAGTTGACAGCCAATGGAGGCAtacaaatgtttaataattcAGAGCAACAAAATTGAGAATTTACACTTATTCTCTCATTGGGCAAATTTGTCATTCCTCAATAAATAACACCAAAAACATACAAGGATAAgctgtttatttgtaaaaacacACTGGAGTTCAAGGACAATGTGTGTGCAGACGCTTTCTCAAATATGTGCTCTTCACTTACGGGAGGAGGGAGGGCTATCAGCTGACAATTCAATGTCATGATGTTCTGGTATTTCACAACGTTTGAACCCGTTGCTTTgagagaaaaatacacaaaaacattGCCAATGATATAACATTAGCTACAGTAACTTTGGCCCTAGTTTCTCAACATTTCTTTGCcttggacacacacacgcgtgtcATTCACCTTAGAAATGTGTGTATTCTAAGTCAAAACAATCTGCAATAAGTAAACAGTGGCTTCCAATGCAATGAAAGTCAAATTACTATTTACTACATATTATAACTATCATACAATATTGTTATTTGATTTTGCCGCAATTAAAGCATTGCAGTTTTGTCTGTTTAATAAGTAAACAATATCTTTAGATTAATACCAATATTATTATACTCATTTAAAATGTCAGTAGGTTCATTAGTAATTGTAAGGTAGTCACTTTCATATGCACTAAATAAACCacataatgtaatgttttaaatattattgcattcgatttatttttttttactagtaaaACTGGTTTCACAGCAGGACTCAAATGGCACATGCACTCTCTGACACAGTGGTCCTTTACAACcaagccttaaaaaaaactgagcagCCTATTGGGTGAGTGTTATGCAGCAACACAGTAATATTAGTAACATACATATTCAAGCATGAATATTACTCAACCATTTGAATAGCAGTAAATTGCTATGTGCAAACAAGAAAACCAGGATTGGGataaaacagctgtgtggccacaaaaaaaaaaaacacttttgtgtAAGACCACTCAGATCACTTTAAAGGGATCATAAATTTTGGCCTATGGAACCATGCAAGATTCCTGTGGTCTGATTAGTCCTGATTTCCCGCCACTGCAGTGCGATGGGTGTGTCAGCATAAGAAGGGAAGTACATAAAGTGATGAACCCATCCTTCATTGGGTCTAGGCTTAGCAACATTGTTTgtgtaacatttacatttgggcatttggcagacgctcttatccagagcgacttacatttttatctcattatacatctgagcagttgagggttaagggccttgctcaagggcccaacagtggcaacttggtggttgtggggtttgaacctgggatcttccgaaccatagtccaatgccttaaccactgagctaccccttgcCCACCAAtagattttttcccctgatgacATATTCTATAATCTAAATACCAAGatttatttgaaattaaattgtgaaaaaatgaGTATGGCTGCATGAGGATTCATTTTGACATATGAATTGCCACAGTCAAAAATATTGGTtgccaaaaaaattattaaaattttaggttgAAAGTGTACTAAAATAttctactcaagtaaatttaCTATGACTTTGGtgaaatttatttaagtaaaagtaaaattctcAATCTCAATTTTAGAAaggtaaagtaaaaagtagctcatttaaaatttacttaaagtaaaagttacatAGTTGTATTTTTAACAGAGAGGAGGGATTTTGATCTTTCCTGTATAGTGCAAAAAGGAGAAGGGGATATAAATTTCAAAtgagttgtttttaatttaaaggaacacctttacaaattaaagtgcaataaaacatgtagacacaggacatttttaaacagaaggGCTTTCAACTGGTTTTGCACCAtgacagtgtttaaaaaacaacaactatgaATTATGTGATCATGGTAAGGTGGACCATGATGTACcagctaaataaattaattaataaaataaaacaaaataaaatattatacatacatacgtacatacatacatacatatggtTAAAGAAcagtataaaaggaataaagtatcaaaaaataaccaatttaattttatttgtatagcgcttttaacaattcaaaagaattattaaacaATCCAACATGCATTTCAATGAGAGAAAAATTTAACATGATAAAAACTTTGTCATATAAATATTACATCACTAATTGACTAGCCCTATAACAATATGAATGAATGCAacccaattttatttatttatttatttatttattttattagtttgagGTCTTTTGGCAGCATTTGCAGGTTGTGGATCGCTACAGTTTAAACATTATGTATAAATGTATCAATGCTGTTCAAACTTTAACTTGTGAACTGGATGACATGCTTAAACCCCAAGGAGGATTACATAAAGATTTTGtaaatgacaaaataattaaGCTACTCATGCAGTATTATTCATAAGATGACTTGCTTATCAGTTATCAGCTTGCTATGAAGGAAACCAGTATTCATGGTGAGAGAGACCTTTGTCTAGGTTTTGGATGGTGACTCTGTAACTCTCTAACTACCCAATATTAAATCACTTTGTTAATAAACATTTGTCAATGTCCATGGATAGTGTACCAACGAGTGaagacctgaaaaaaaaaagagtttgccTGACCTCTGCtggcaaagaaaagaaatgccATATCGCTGTGATTCgttctgtgatttttttgtgGCCGAGTTGCTATCGTTCTCAATCActtccactttgttataataaaaacaattgacTGTGCACTAATTATGAGTGAGGAAATTTCAAGATTTGACTTATTGCACAGTGCCATCTTATCACGGTACCACAGTGGAATTCACCAAGGTCATAAGTGACattctttcacaaatgtttgtagaagcgTTCTGCATGTCTAGGTGCTTGATTGTATGCACCTGTAAAGCATGGAAGTGATTGAAACACCTTAATTCAATGATTTGGATGggtgagtgaatacttttggtgATATAGTGACTAAAGTATAACCAAGGCCCATGTCTTGCATGTTGCCTTCATGCACTTAGCAGTTATTGAGGCAGATGCTTAAATGAAGTGGTGTAAACTGTAAGGGCAGTTCTGAGTTCCAGCTGAGGAAATGCATGTGCAGTTTTTTCTAACAGATTAGAAAGCGACAACTGCATGACCAAAAAGCTATTATCTAAAAATTAGCCTACACAAATCTGCCATGCAAAGCAATACCAAGGTAATATCAGATTTCATGAGTTAGTTTAAGGAGAAACTGATGAAAATAATACTGCAAACCTTTTTAATAGTGTTACATGGTGCGGGATGTAAAAGTACTTAGTAGCAGGAagttgtgagagtgcttatgatacgcacgggaagaccttccggtttggagatagcgtggggTTATTAATGAACTccaaaggaaacaaaagaaaattgaaaacacaaaaaacagagCTCTGCACGAGACCGGATGGGTCTGTGgaaaattgaaattaaaaaacTATATCCTCTCGGGGCTTTCGCCTATACCGAGGATTTATGAGAGAGACTTTCTTTATTTGTGGTTCGCACTAAGAATTTAAACTAAGAGCGCACGCCGAACTGAGGCGTGTCGCGCGCGCTTTGTCTCGCGCTAGCGTCTTAGGGAGACAGAACCTGGGTCTTTGCCTTTCTCTTTTGTATTTTATGCGCTTTTATTTTGCCCTGATACATTACCGGTGCTTCCTAAATGATCACACGAAGTGCCGAagtatcaggacccttaaataGACCAGGTGCGGCGTATCCAAGCTGATTGTCATGCGGtagcgttgcctggcaaccacGTGTCTACGTGGCCGCGCCCCTGCCTGTTCAGAACCCAGCGGGGCAGCAGCCCGCAGATCTGCCCGTTCCGAGCAGTGCAGAATAGGCTATTTTTGCGCGGCTCTGCCCCGCGTCGTTAcagataaaatatatttgtcatTTCTGTCCTTAAGATCAGATTTATTTCCAGCATTGGcgaaatatttgtttttgtttgtcaaaTTTTAGTTCCTGAATTtctgtatttgtgttttatttctgccATATTTGCCTACTCCACTCATGAGTTTCATaatgagacagtgaaaaatcaTATATTATTTAGTGGCATGGAAAAGCTGCTGCATGGTAGTGGAAGATTGGGGATTtacagtaattttattttttagtacaTGACATGCTCGAATAGTTGCATTAAGCAAGGCAgagcataaaaaatattttacatacttttaattttacagtatacaggaaaatgttttatatcCCATTAAATGAATGACTGCTGTTAAACTAAATATGATATTCATTATAAATTTTCGCTGATTATAACCAAATTTTAAACTCTGGTGTTGGTGTTTCCACATgcagcagcatggtggtgtttcattagcactgtcaccttgcacctccagggttcggttCGATTCCTGACTCGTgacctgtgtgcatggagtttgcatgttccatgtgctcggtgggttttctccgggtactccagtttactcccatagtccaaagacatgcagattaggctggttggcattcccaaattgcccgtgtgtgtttgcatgccctgcgatggactggcaacatgtccagggtgtaccccacctcgtgccccaagttccctgggataggttccaggccgcCTGCGAGACAATCATCTACGTTCTACTTGCTTTTTATCCATTTTGCTTGGTCTGTAACACCATAGAAATAATACTCAAGGTAAAACATGTGACTTTGCTAGATTATTAACCTCCAGACAGGCAGACTAACTGTGGTGAGAGCTTCAACCTAAGGCACTCTATGTATTCAGAGTGCCTTTCTCTACATGAATAATTGTGCTTCAAAATATAGCACCAACATTTGTCAGATATGCTGAAGATAATACTTGGTTCTCAAGACTGATCACTAACAATGACAAATGGCAAAAAGTCAGTGCTATCAACCTAAAAATAATCTGAGTAGATCATGAGGCCTCCAGCAAATCTGTGAAAAAGTCATGACAGACgattcagcatttttattattagagtgATCTCTAAAGAGAGACCCAAGACACTTTATATGGAGACATCTAGGAAAATTTCGGAGGACTTCACTTGGGCTCTCTGCTCTAATATGATGATGCAGAGGAAAATGCACATCTTTACTACTGTCTTCTAACatgattataaacatttatgcaTCTGAAAGTATAATAGAtacatttacactttaaaaatattcaattcaattttatttgtatagcgtttttacCAATTGTCTTTgttgcaaagcaactttacacaatcaaaaaaatatacataaactgAATCTGGCACTACTTTAAATCTTTTGTTATATTGTGTATATTGGCCACATAGCTTAGGAATTCAAATTTATATACTAACACTATATActagatatactgtaatacatgTAATATACACTGAATATACTTTAATTGTTATAACTTTTTAGAGCATTTCTATTAAAGCCATTTTTTGGTATTCACGGATACGTTCCCTTTCACTCTGGGAAACTGTATTAAATGTGTGTAAACATAACATCTGCATAGCATATTGTTTTAAGGGCTAAGATCAATAATGatcaatataattaaattaattaaatcctTAAATGAAGATTTTGCTATAAAGTTGATAATATTTAAGGAGTAAAATAAATCCTTTTGAAATGTCACGTCACTTTATTATGTtgattagttaatattttgttACTTACATAATAGTCCTTCAAACTACTGCTGTTTTGTCTTAAGAGCATTTGTTGCATGATAGTGTTAATGTTGTCACTAACAGCACTAATAGTCACAAGAAAATATTTAAGCTCATGTCTAAGCCAGTTAAACTTTAACTACAACAATTTAAACTTTGaccattttatatgtttttttattgtcttaacACATAGAGCCAGAAATGTATGAATACAGTGTactcaaagtaaaaataattcaggtaaaaacaaacaaagaaactacCTATTAATTTTTTGTCTCTGAACTTTAATATCAGTATAAAAATAGTTCAGTTGCTGATCACATTTAATAGCACCTGATGAGATGGGATAGCTGAAATAAGGTAGGTAGATTATTGGCATTACAACTGTCCCCACTTCCCATACTAGTGTTGTAGTGATTGCATATGGGGACAAAATTAGGCTGAGACAAATGACTGTACAGTAAGGGCCAATATAGAGGAATGTATGAGACTAATGTGTAACAATGAATACTCAGTAGTCTCAGATAGTCACATGAAGCATCAAACACAGTGGGCACAGAAACACTAAAGTGATTGGCTCTGTCACAGCTCATGAATAGAGGGAGTGGTGGCACAGAATGAAAAGAGAGCATGGCACACCTTGCCAGCACCAAAAGGCCGAAACACAAAGCAAACAGCCAGCTTCCATCTGGTCATTTTCTCTGTCTTGTATCTGGATTGTACTCTGATTAGATGTGCATTTTAATGAATACATTTTCACATGTAGCTAAAATACATATCTGGACATACAAATTAAAACATGCTAATTATAATTCATTtatcaatattattttaaatttcagtgttatttgtttgtaagtagttgttttataaataagatGGTAGCTACATAAAAATGAGATTGTCAACTTCAAGAAGGTTTGGGATGTTCAAAAAGTAACTGTAGATGTGATCATTTGGGGCACACAatcttttggccatatagtgtgtatgaatgagtaAATGGATTAAAGATTAAAGGACTTTCTCCATTTTCAAAATCGTAACTCTGATCAGCCTGGCCATCCACCAAACTGCTGTACTCCTTGTGTGGGATTCTACGAGTGTAAAGCCCATCCTAATGTAAAGGGAGATAGCTGCCCTCTGATGAGAACTAGTTTCAAGCACAACCTTTGAGAACCCTCGTTCCTTACAAAAGTCCACAGCTACTTTACCCAGGCGTGACCCGACACCAACGTGTCGGCACTTAGAAGACACATTCATGCGGAAAAGTTCACCATACTTTCGCGCATTgtcatttggattttttttagccTCTACAGCCACCATTCCCACCACTAGGGGTCGCCCATTTACCTCAGCTTCTGCAACCCAGAAGCAGTTGTTTGGATTTTTAAGGTAGTAACCTGTAATGTCCTGCATGTCTGTGCGCAGCTTCAGTCGGACATATCCAGCATAGAACTCATAGCAGCAGCAGAACAACACGCCAATCCAGGATGCTCCAGCCAGCAGAGCCACACCAGCTGATCCTCCACTTAGTATATAGCCAGCAATACAGAAGCAGAGAGTCAGAGAAATGTGGACTGGCTGGGAAATGGCATGAATAAATGCAGGAAAAATGTGCTCCTGGATTCCATCTCGAAATATTGCTTTCACTGCTTCAAAGTCTGAGAGCCGGAATTTTCTAATTACAACATGCACTGCGATATCAgcatatgtaaaaaaagaagaagaagaaaataaacacaaatgtcAAATTGTTTTTTATAGCTGCATTGTTTATACAATATCAATACAACATATCAATTTTGATAATTAACATGTACAGTGTACTTTTCCATGTTTTGTTACGTTACACCAATGTGATAGACAACACAAAGTGACACATAATTCTAACGTGAAAGGAAAAtgattaaagtttttaaaaatccctTATTTTCTTTGAACATTTGAAAAGTGTAGcgtttgtaattgtaattgttttaaaaattgtatttagtCCCCCTGAGTAAATAGTTTTGTAGAACTACTTTTGAGTTGTCTCTCTACCAGC of Clarias gariepinus isolate MV-2021 ecotype Netherlands chromosome 6, CGAR_prim_01v2, whole genome shotgun sequence contains these proteins:
- the nat8l2 gene encoding N-acetyltransferase 8-like 2 — its product is MHVVIRKFRLSDFEAVKAIFRDGIQEHIFPAFIHAISQPVHISLTLCFCIAGYILSGGSAGVALLAGASWIGVLFCCCYEFYAGYVRLKLRTDMQDITGYYLKNPNNCFWVAEAEVNGRPLVVGMVAVEAKKNPNDNARKYGELFRMNVSSKCRHVGVGSRLGKVAVDFCKERGFSKVVLETSSHQRAAISLYIRMGFTLVESHTRSTAVWWMARLIRVTILKMEKVL